A window of the Lagenorhynchus albirostris chromosome 1, mLagAlb1.1, whole genome shotgun sequence genome harbors these coding sequences:
- the VPS39 gene encoding vam6/Vps39-like protein isoform X2: MCVAVKKKLQLYFWKDREFHELQGDFSVPDVPKSMAWCENAICVGFKRDYYLIRVDGKGSNKELFPTGKQLEPLVAPLADGKVAVGQDDLTVVLNEEGICTQKCALNWTDIPVAMEHQPPYIIAVLPRYVEIRTFEPRLLVQSIELQRPRFITSGGSNIIYVASNHFVWRLIPVPMATQIQQLLQDKQFELALQLAEMKDDSDSEKQQQIHHIKNLYAFNLFCQKRFDESMQVFAKLGTDPTHVMGLYPDLLPTDYRKQLQYPNPLPVLSGAELEKAHLALIDYLTQKRSQLVKKLNDSDHQSSTSPLMEGTPTIKSKKKLLQIIDTTLLKCYLHTNVALVAPLLRLENNHCHIEESEHVLKKAHKYSELIILYEKKGLHEKALQVLVDQSKKANSPLKGHERTVQYLQHLGTENLHLIFSYSVWVLRDFPEDGLKIFTEDLPEVESLPRDRVLGFLVENFKGLAIPYLEHVIHVWEETGSRFHNCLIQLYCEKVQGLMKEYLLSFPAGKAPVPAGEEEGELGEYRRKLLKFLEISSYYDPGRLICDFPFDGLLEERALLLGRMGKHEQALFIYVHILKDTRMAEEYCHKHYDQNKDGNKDVYLSLLRMYLSPPSVHCLGPIKLELLEPQANLPAALQVLELHHGKLDTTKAINLLPANTQINDIRIFLEKVLEENAQRKRFNQVLKNLLHAEFLRVQEERILHQQVKCIITEEKVCMVCKKKIGNSAFARYPNGVVVHYFCSKEVNPADT; the protein is encoded by the exons GGAGACTTTAGTGTACCAGATGTGCCCAAGTCCATGGCATGGTGTGAAAATGCTATCTGTGTGGGTTTCAAGAGAGACTACTACCTAATAAGG GTAGATGGAAAGGGGTCCAACAAAGAGCTATTTCCAACAGGAAAACAGCTGGAGCCCTTAGTTGCACCTCTGGCAGATGGAAAGGTGGCTGTGGGTCAGGATGATCTCACCGTGGTGCTCAATGAGGAGGGGATCTGCACACAGAAGTGTGCCCTGAACTGGACAGACATCCCTGTGGCCATGG AGCACCAGCCTCCCTACATCATTGCAGTGTTGCCTCGATATGTGGAGATCCGGACATTTGAGCCAAGGCTTCTGGTCCAGAGCATTGAATTGCAAAGGCCCCGTTTCATTACCTCAGGAGG ATCAAACATTATCTATGTGGCCAGCAACCATTTTGTTTGGAGGCTCATTCCAGTCCCCATGGCAACCCAAATCCAACAGCTTCTCCAGGACAAGCAGTTTGAATTGGCTCTGCAGCTTGCA GAAATGAAAGATGATTCCGACAGTGAAAAACAGCAACAGATCCATCACATCAAGAACTTGTATGCCTTCAACCTCTTCTGCCAGAAGCGTTTTGATGAGTCCATGCAGGTCTTTGCTAAACTTGGCACAG ATCCTACACATGTGATGGGCCTGTACCCAGACCTGCTACCCACAGACTACAGGAAGCAGCTACAGTATCCTAACCCGCTGCCTGTGCTCTCTGGGGCTGAGTTGGAGAAGGCTCACTTAGCTCTGATTGACTACCTGACACAG AAACGAAGCCAGTTGGTCAAGAAGCTGAATGACTCTGATCACCAGTCTAGCACCTCCCCGCTCATGGAAGGCACTCCTACCAtcaaatccaagaagaagctgcTGCAAATCATTGACACCACCCTGCTCAAGTGCTACCTCCAT ACGAACGTGGCCCTGGTGGCCCCCTTGCTGCGCCTGGAGAACAACCACTGCCACATCGAAGAGAGCGAGCACGTGCTAAAGAAGGCTCACAAGTACAGCGAACTGATCATCCTGTACGAGAAGAAGGGGCTCCATGAGAAAG CTCTGCAGGTGCTGGTGGACCAGTCCAAGAAAGCGAATTCCCCTCTGAAAGGCCATGAGAGGACAGTGCAATACCTGCAACATCTGG GTACAGAAAACCTGCATTTGATTTTCTCCTACTCAGTGTGGGTGCTGAGAGACTTTCCAGAGGATGGGCTGAAG atatttactgaggacCTCCCAGAGGTGGAGTCTCTGCCGCGAGACCGAGTGCTTGGCTTCTTAGTGGAGAATTTTAAGGGTCTGGCAATTCCATATCTG GAACACGTCATCCACGTTTGGGAGGAGACGGGCTCTCGGTTCCACAACTGCCTGATCCAGCTGTACTGTGAGAAGGTGCAAGGTCTGATGAAGGAGTATCTCCTGTCCTTCCCTGCAG GCAAAGCTCCAGTCCCTGCTGGTGAGGAAGAAGGAGAGCTGGGAGAATACCGACGGAAGCTCCTTAAGTTCTTGGAAATTTCTAGCTACTATGACCCAGGCCGGCTCATCTGTGATTTTCCTTTTGATG GCCTCTTAGAAGAGCGTGCTCTCCTGCTGGGACGCATGGGGAAACACGAACAAGCTCTCTTCATCTATGTCCACATCCTGAAGGATACGAGAATGGCTGAAGA GTACTGCCACAAGCATTATGACCAAAATAAAGATGGCAACAAAGAT GTGTATCTGTCCCTGCTCCGGATGTACCTGTCCCCACCCAGCGTTCACTGCCTGGGGCCAATCAAGCTGGAACTGCTGGAGCCACAAGCCAACCTCCCAGCTGCCCTGCAGGTCCTCGAGCTGCACCACGGCAAACTGGATACCACCAAG GCCATCAACCTTCTGCCAGCGAACACTCAGATTAACGATATACGCATCTTTCTGGAAAAGGTCTTGGAAGAGAATGCACAAAGGAAACGGTTCAATCAAGTGCTCAAGAACCTTCTCCATGCAGAGTTCCTGAGG gtccaggaagagcGGATTTTACACCAGCAGGTGAAGTGCATCATCACAGAGGAGAAGGTGTGCATGGTGTGTAAGAAGAAGATTGGGAACAG TGCATTTGCAAGATACCCCAATGGGGTGGTCGTGCACTATTTCTGCTCCAAAGAGGTCAACCCGGCTGACACCTGA
- the VPS39 gene encoding vam6/Vps39-like protein isoform X3: MPPLQRAQVDGKGSNKELFPTGKQLEPLVAPLADGKVAVGQDDLTVVLNEEGICTQKCALNWTDIPVAMEHQPPYIIAVLPRYVEIRTFEPRLLVQSIELQRPRFITSGGSNIIYVASNHFVWRLIPVPMATQIQQLLQDKQFELALQLAEMKDDSDSEKQQQIHHIKNLYAFNLFCQKRFDESMQVFAKLGTDPTHVMGLYPDLLPTDYRKQLQYPNPLPVLSGAELEKAHLALIDYLTQKRSQLVKKLNDSDHQSSTSPLMEGTPTIKSKKKLLQIIDTTLLKCYLHTNVALVAPLLRLENNHCHIEESEHVLKKAHKYSELIILYEKKGLHEKALQVLVDQSKKANSPLKGHERTVQYLQHLGTENLHLIFSYSVWVLRDFPEDGLKIFTEDLPEVESLPRDRVLGFLVENFKGLAIPYLEHVIHVWEETGSRFHNCLIQLYCEKVQGLMKEYLLSFPAGKAPVPAGEEEGELGEYRRKLLKFLEISSYYDPGRLICDFPFDGLLEERALLLGRMGKHEQALFIYVHILKDTRMAEEYCHKHYDQNKDGNKDVYLSLLRMYLSPPSVHCLGPIKLELLEPQANLPAALQVLELHHGKLDTTKAINLLPANTQINDIRIFLEKVLEENAQRKRFNQVLKNLLHAEFLRVQEERILHQQVKCIITEEKVCMVCKKKIGNSAFARYPNGVVVHYFCSKEVNPADT; this comes from the exons atgcctccactgcagcgggcacag GTAGATGGAAAGGGGTCCAACAAAGAGCTATTTCCAACAGGAAAACAGCTGGAGCCCTTAGTTGCACCTCTGGCAGATGGAAAGGTGGCTGTGGGTCAGGATGATCTCACCGTGGTGCTCAATGAGGAGGGGATCTGCACACAGAAGTGTGCCCTGAACTGGACAGACATCCCTGTGGCCATGG AGCACCAGCCTCCCTACATCATTGCAGTGTTGCCTCGATATGTGGAGATCCGGACATTTGAGCCAAGGCTTCTGGTCCAGAGCATTGAATTGCAAAGGCCCCGTTTCATTACCTCAGGAGG ATCAAACATTATCTATGTGGCCAGCAACCATTTTGTTTGGAGGCTCATTCCAGTCCCCATGGCAACCCAAATCCAACAGCTTCTCCAGGACAAGCAGTTTGAATTGGCTCTGCAGCTTGCA GAAATGAAAGATGATTCCGACAGTGAAAAACAGCAACAGATCCATCACATCAAGAACTTGTATGCCTTCAACCTCTTCTGCCAGAAGCGTTTTGATGAGTCCATGCAGGTCTTTGCTAAACTTGGCACAG ATCCTACACATGTGATGGGCCTGTACCCAGACCTGCTACCCACAGACTACAGGAAGCAGCTACAGTATCCTAACCCGCTGCCTGTGCTCTCTGGGGCTGAGTTGGAGAAGGCTCACTTAGCTCTGATTGACTACCTGACACAG AAACGAAGCCAGTTGGTCAAGAAGCTGAATGACTCTGATCACCAGTCTAGCACCTCCCCGCTCATGGAAGGCACTCCTACCAtcaaatccaagaagaagctgcTGCAAATCATTGACACCACCCTGCTCAAGTGCTACCTCCAT ACGAACGTGGCCCTGGTGGCCCCCTTGCTGCGCCTGGAGAACAACCACTGCCACATCGAAGAGAGCGAGCACGTGCTAAAGAAGGCTCACAAGTACAGCGAACTGATCATCCTGTACGAGAAGAAGGGGCTCCATGAGAAAG CTCTGCAGGTGCTGGTGGACCAGTCCAAGAAAGCGAATTCCCCTCTGAAAGGCCATGAGAGGACAGTGCAATACCTGCAACATCTGG GTACAGAAAACCTGCATTTGATTTTCTCCTACTCAGTGTGGGTGCTGAGAGACTTTCCAGAGGATGGGCTGAAG atatttactgaggacCTCCCAGAGGTGGAGTCTCTGCCGCGAGACCGAGTGCTTGGCTTCTTAGTGGAGAATTTTAAGGGTCTGGCAATTCCATATCTG GAACACGTCATCCACGTTTGGGAGGAGACGGGCTCTCGGTTCCACAACTGCCTGATCCAGCTGTACTGTGAGAAGGTGCAAGGTCTGATGAAGGAGTATCTCCTGTCCTTCCCTGCAG GCAAAGCTCCAGTCCCTGCTGGTGAGGAAGAAGGAGAGCTGGGAGAATACCGACGGAAGCTCCTTAAGTTCTTGGAAATTTCTAGCTACTATGACCCAGGCCGGCTCATCTGTGATTTTCCTTTTGATG GCCTCTTAGAAGAGCGTGCTCTCCTGCTGGGACGCATGGGGAAACACGAACAAGCTCTCTTCATCTATGTCCACATCCTGAAGGATACGAGAATGGCTGAAGA GTACTGCCACAAGCATTATGACCAAAATAAAGATGGCAACAAAGAT GTGTATCTGTCCCTGCTCCGGATGTACCTGTCCCCACCCAGCGTTCACTGCCTGGGGCCAATCAAGCTGGAACTGCTGGAGCCACAAGCCAACCTCCCAGCTGCCCTGCAGGTCCTCGAGCTGCACCACGGCAAACTGGATACCACCAAG GCCATCAACCTTCTGCCAGCGAACACTCAGATTAACGATATACGCATCTTTCTGGAAAAGGTCTTGGAAGAGAATGCACAAAGGAAACGGTTCAATCAAGTGCTCAAGAACCTTCTCCATGCAGAGTTCCTGAGG gtccaggaagagcGGATTTTACACCAGCAGGTGAAGTGCATCATCACAGAGGAGAAGGTGTGCATGGTGTGTAAGAAGAAGATTGGGAACAG TGCATTTGCAAGATACCCCAATGGGGTGGTCGTGCACTATTTCTGCTCCAAAGAGGTCAACCCGGCTGACACCTGA